In a single window of the Botrytis cinerea B05.10 chromosome 12, complete sequence genome:
- the Bccds1 gene encoding Bccds1 → MTKPRGIKFNHRNGRAGSDGRRSSFSDISEAASEPGSPKISKTDGASDEKKQESNVVVPSEYEKKKQTFITRSIWTFVMIGGFFASMFMGHIYIIAIVTAVQIISFKEVIAIANVPSRARRLRFTKALNWYWLATTMYFLYGESVIYYFKHIVLVDKVLLPFATHHRFISFMLYTIGFVFFVASLQAGHYKFQFTQFAWTHMALYLIVVQAHFIMNNVFEGMIWFFLPVSLVICNDIFAYICGITFGRTQLIKLSPKKTVEGFVGAWILTVIFGVGMTNVLMRYKYFICPVNDLGANLWTGLECTPNPVFLPHTYQLPIWFPVWKSFSMAPMQGHILVFGTFASLIAPFGGFFASGLKRTFKIKDFGDSIPGHGGITDRMDCQFIMGFFAYVYFHSFIAIYKVSLGGVIETVINGLTPEEQMELVKGISKHLYNQGVIAEGVLDCLNVVVSKI, encoded by the exons ATGACAAAACCAAGGGGAATCAAGTTCAACCATCGAAACGGCCGCGCCGGTAGCGATGGTCGCAGAAGTAGTTTCTCAGATATCAGCGAGGCCGCCTCGGAGCCAGGCTCTCCAAAGATCTCGAAGACAGATGGCGCAAGCGATGAGAAAAAGCAGGAG AGTAATGTAGTTGTGCCGTCAGAAtacgagaagaagaagcagacaTTTATTACACGATCGATATGGACCTTTGTGATGATAGGGGGGTTCTTTGCATCTATGTTCATGGGGCACATATACATCATTGCGATTGTCACCGCAGTACAAATAATATCGTTCAAGGAAGTCATTGCGATTGCAAACGTTCCCAGCAGAGCTCGTCGATTGCGTTTCACCAAGGCGTTGAATTGGTATTGGCTGGCGACGACGATGTACTTCTTATATGGCGAGAGTGTGATTTACTACTTCAAGCACATTGTGTTGGTTGATAAAGTTTTACTGCCCTTTGCGACACATCACAGATTCATCAGCTTTATGCTCTATACCATTG GGTTTGTATTTTTCGTCGCTTCTCTTCAAGCGGGACATTACAAGTTTCAGTTCACGCAATTTGCCTGGACTCACATGGCCCTCTACCTTATTGTGGTTCAAGCCCATTTCATTATGAACAATGTTTTTGAGGGAATGATTTGGTTCTTCCTACCAGTATCTCTTGTCATCTGCAATGATATTTTTGCTTACATCTGTGGTATCACATTCGGTCGAACACAACTCATCAAGCTCTCACCCAAGAAAACCGTGGAAGGGTTTGTCGGCGCATGGATTTTGACAGTCATTTTCGGTGTCGGTATGACTAATGTCCTCATGCGATACAAATACTTCATTTGTCCAGTAAAT GATCTTGGTGCCAACCTCTGGACTGGTCTTGAGTGCACTCCAAACCCAGTTTTCTTGCCTCATACCTATCAACTTCCTATCTGGTTTCCTGTTTGGAAATCCTTCTCCATGGCACCAATGCAGGGACACATCCTTGTCTTTGGTACCTTTGCATCCCTCATTGCACCATTTGGCGGATTCTTTGCTTCTGGGCTCAAAAGGACTTTCAAAATTAAGGATTTCGGTGACTCGATACCTGGACACGGTGGAATTACTGATCGCATGGATTGTCAATTTATCATGGGTTTCTTCGCCTACGTCTATTTTCACAGCTTCATTGCTATCTACAAAGTCTCACTTGGGGGTGTCATTGAAACGGTGATCAACGGTTTGACACCAGAAGAACAAATGGAGCTAGTTAAAGGAATTAGCAAGCATCTTTACAACCAAGGAGTCATTGCCGAGGGG GTATTGGATTGCCTTAACGTGGTTGTGAGCAAGATATAA